Within the Gemmatimonadales bacterium genome, the region CACGGGGTCGCAGTAGTCCCATCGCGGCGAGCGCAGCTCGCCGCTGTCTTCCTCCTGGTCACCTGCTCACTGCCGCGCACCTGCAAAGCGGCGATTGCCGGTCGTATCGGGTCGTCTCCCTCTTGCATTAGTACTACCCAGTATTACATTGTCTCATGGCCGTCTCCGTCCGCTTGGAGTTCATCTACACCCCCTTGTTTGAGGCCAGTGCGAAGGGGTTGCTGGATGACGAAGCCATGCGGCAACTGGAAACGACCCTCCTCCGCGATCCACAGCAGGGGGATGTCGTTGCAGGCACCGGCGGCGTGCGGAAGCTGCGTGCCGCGTTGCCTGGACGCGGGAAACGGGGCGGTGCCCGAGTCATCTATCTCTACGTGACTGTGCGGGGCCGGGTCTACTTCCTGCTGGCGTACGCCAAGAATCGGCGAGTCGATCTTACACCGGCGGAGAAGCGCGCGGTGCACGCGATGGCGCGGCAACTGGAACGGGAGGTCTAAGATGAGCACCAAGCCCAAGGCCCGCCTCGGGGCACTGCTGGTCGAGAGCATGCGCCAAGCGGTGGCCATCAACCAGGGTCGGTTGCGCCCGGCCCGTCGCCACCGGCTCACCCTTCGGGAAGCCACCGTGTCCGCACCCCCCCGCTATGGCTCCTCCCGGATCCGCCGCCTCCGCGAGCGCCTGGGTTTGTCCCAGCCAGTATTTGCCCGCGCGCTCAATGTCAGTGTCGCCACCGTCCGCGGGTGGGAACAGGGCGCCCGGATTCCGGACGGTCCCTCACGGCGATTGCTCGAGGTTGCGGAGCGACATCCCGCGACGATTCTCACGGCGGTGTCGCCGGTGCGGCCGCGGTCGGGATCAAAGGCAGCGGCATAACCCGCGCTTGCTGCCGCGGAGCCGCTGGGGCGGCTCGCGGCAGAAGCGCAGTCCGTTATGCGCTTGGACACTGTTTGGAAGGCAGGTGCCATGACCACTCCACCAGACACATCCCCCGTCAAGAGATTGTTTTCAGAGGCAGCTCTATTGGCTGCACTGCGTGGCCGCCGCTGCCCGCAGCAAGCCCTGTTCGTTTGCCAGCGCTCGCCCAGCCGACACACTCGCTATAGATTCCTGCATCGCTCACAAGGTGCATCGCATGTCCGACACGACGGTGAAACAGCAGGCCCTCAACGCGGTCCAGTCCTTGCCGGACTCCGCGACGTTCGAGGACGTCCTGGAGCGATTGCTTTTTATCTCAAAGGTTGAGCGGGGTCTCGCAGAAGCCGACGCTGGGCAACTGATCCCGCACGAGCAGATAAAGGCGCGCTTCGGGTTGTGAGTCGGATCCACTGGACGCCTCAAGCGAGCAACGACCTTGACGCGATCCACGAGTACGTAAGCCGCGACTCCCCTGCCGCCGCCACGACGTTGGTTGCACGCCTACTAACCGCTATTGATCAGCTAGAGTCCTATCCGCGGTCAGGCCGCACGGTTCCGGAGTTCAACAACCCAGTCATTCGCGAGCTCGTTTGGGGCTCTTACCGTGTTGTGTACCGACTGTGGGAGCGCGACGTTCAACTTCTGCGGATCCATCACGCGGCCCGACCTCTGCCGCTTGATCTGACTTCGAGCGCGGGCTAACAAGCATTTGAAGCCGTCGGCTGGCCGCGCTGGCGAGCAGTGCAGGAAATTCGGCGCACGCTTGAGCAGCTGGACCAAGAGGCCCGAGAATCCTAGGCCGCCGACAACTCCATCTGCTTCGAGTACTTGCCGTAGCGCGCCGCGCTCACGCACCGGGAACGCTTGAGGAAGGCCTTCTGTCCGGCCACGACGCCCGTCGCCTGGCCGCCCCAGGCCTTGAGCGCCTCGTCCTGGAGCGCGCGCCCGTAAGAGTAGCTCAGCTCCCAGGGCAGGCCGCCGAGCGCGTTCATGGCGTTCAGGTGCGCGGTCGCCACTTCGGGGCTCTGACCGCCGGAGAGGAAGACGACGCCGGGGACGCTGGCCGGCACCGTGCGGCGCAGGCAGCGCACGGTGGTCTCCGCCACCTGCTCTACACCCGCCTGGACCGGGCAGCTCTTCCCCGAGATCACCATGTTGGGTTTGAGGAGCATCTCCTCCAGGGACACGCGGTGCGCGAACAGCGCCATGAAGACGCGCTTCAGCGTCGCCTCCGTGACCTCCTCGCAGCGCTCGATCGGGTGCTCGCCGTCCATCAGGACTTCCGGCTCCACGATCGGGACCAGGCCCTGC harbors:
- a CDS encoding class I fructose-bisphosphate aldolase — translated: MTTHDLAATAKALVSPGRGILAADESHGTIDKRFKSINLANTEENRRAYRQMLFASPGVGEYISGVILFDETLRHKADDGKPFAELLVKQGSIPGIKVDKGAKALAGFPGEQITEGLDGLRERLAEYFKLGARFTKWRAVITIGSGIPTNFCIDANAHALARYAALSQEQGLVPIVEPEVLMDGEHPIERCEEVTEATLKRVFMALFAHRVSLEEMLLKPNMVISGKSCPVQAGVEQVAETTVRCLRRTVPASVPGVVFLSGGQSPEVATAHLNAMNALGGLPWELSYSYGRALQDEALKAWGGQATGVVAGQKAFLKRSRCVSAARYGKYSKQMELSAA
- a CDS encoding type II toxin-antitoxin system RelE/ParE family toxin, which produces MAVSVRLEFIYTPLFEASAKGLLDDEAMRQLETTLLRDPQQGDVVAGTGGVRKLRAALPGRGKRGGARVIYLYVTVRGRVYFLLAYAKNRRVDLTPAEKRAVHAMARQLEREV